The region GGCCGTCAGCCTGCGTGAGCGTGGCTGTTTTACAGGTTGCTCCATTGCAGTCGGCGGCGGAGAAGCGGGAGCTGACATCATTGCCGTTCAGGTGAGCAGAGAACTTTTCAGGCGTTCCGGGGATGCTTACGGTGACGGTTGCGGAGTCGGCGGAGACGGCTGCGGTGCGGATCTGAACGAGGGCAGGCGCGGCGGCGGTGTCGGCACCGGACTTCACCTGAGCGCTCAGATTGAGGGGAAGGGCAAGCAGAGCGGCGGTGACGAGAATTTTATGGGCGCAGATTCGGACGAGGCGCATCTTGGCAGGGAGCATCATCTTTGTCTCCAGATCTCAGAGTGTTGGGCCACGATTTGGTGTGGATTTTGGAGTAACCGAGATGACTATATGCAGTTTGCGAGCATGGACCCATAGAGGTCCTTACACAAAGCACCGTGTGGTGCTACATGGCTGAGGCCGGCCCAAATTTGGAGTCGGGCTTCAGTGACCAAACAGAGTTAGTCAGGAACTTCGGGAGTGGAGGCACAATCGATATCGCGAACGTGTCCAGATGCCTCTTGAATCCCCAAACCAATCATTCTCACTCGTGACCCAACACGAGACTTGAAAGTAAAGTGTGTGGAGTGATCTCGGAGAATCACGCGTGTTTCCAGCTGGAAGTTATTGATTCTAAAGGATGCCGAGAGACGGGATCGAACCGCCGCCGGCCTTTTCGGGGCCCCTGCCAATGGATCTAAGTGGCTTAGAATCAGCGGACGCGATGGATATGAAAGACGTTAGAGCAGCACCTATTTAAAGATTGCACACGCGATCTTATCGCGCCACAACACTTGATCGGCTAATGGTATTTCCGGCGATGTCGGCAATGGTTGGAGTACTTCGATTTCGCATTCCAAGTTGGCGTTCGATGAATGAATGTCTGCTGCGATGTTTGTGCGATGTTGCGGATGGGGCTAAGAGCAGAACTCCGAGCAGGAGCAGGCTATGTCTGAACAGATGCATAATTCTTCTCCTTTTCGGGTTACTGGGCGTTCAGATTAACGGTCGATGCGTGGGAGATAGTTCCGGAGGAGGCTGTGATGGTCACGGCATAATCACGTGGGCTCTGTATCAGAAAGCCATTGCCGCTGCCGCAGCCCGTCATACCGATGCAGAAACAGACCGCAAGCAGGATATACAGAGTGCCCGCCATCTTCTTCGAGGTAGATCGCAGCCTGCGCGCACCGGCAAACGGCAGCAGCAGTATGGCAAGCACCCATCCCCGGTTCTGCGTCGAAATGCCTGCCGTGGATGAGGGTGCCTGGATCGTCAGCTTCACCTGCTGTGGACCTGCATTCGATGCCACGGTGTTTGGCGATAGTGTGTAGGTTGCTCCCGTCGGCAGACCGCTCACTGTAAAGGTCACGGGCCCCGGATAGGCGCCGGAGGTTGGCGTAAGGACGTAGGTAAAGTTCGCCGTTCCTCCGGGAATCACGGTTTGCGAACTCGCTCCGGTAGAGGCGATAGTGAAATCCGTAGAAGCAACCGTGATGCTTACTCCGGAGGACGTAGTAGAGGCCAGGTAATTTGCGTCGCCACTGAAGGTCGCGGTAACAGCATGAGCGCCCGCACCGAGCGTTGTAGTGAGTCTCAGGTCAGTTCCCCCATCCAATATCTTTGCTTGCCCAAGGGCTCATTTGCTGTCAACGCACCTTTATAAGAGAGGGAGAGGGTTCGACCTTTCGCTGCCTATTTTCAAAAGAAAGGTTACCGAGGATGAGGCGCGGCCGATTCTTTCTATCGAGTCTGCGAGCAGTACGGTACCTGGCCAAAGAGGGGCCTCTTCCTCGGCAAGCTAAAATGTGAGCTCGCCGGCACCCTGCGCACCGACATTTTGATTGAGCAAGGACTTATCCCGCTGTTCAATCCGGCGTAAGGCTTCCGCGGGGTTTCTCGCCACCTGCACTAGCTCCATGTTGGTAGCCCTTACGAATTCCTCCCTCACCGCATGGTCGAGAAATCGCAGCAGGAAGTCATAGTAGCCATCCGTATTGATCAGGACGCAGGGCTTGGAATGAATATTTAATTGCGCCCAGGTCACAATTTCGAAGAATTCATCAAGCGTGCCGTAGCCGCCGGGCAGCGCGATGAAGGCATCCGACAAAGACGCCATGAGCGCCTTGCGTTCGTGCATGCTTCCTACCAGATGCAGCTTCGTCAGTCCTCGATGCGCAATCTCGCGATCTTGCAACGCATGGGGAAGTACACCGATCACCTCTGCCCCACCGGAGATAGCAGCATCAGCAGTCGCGCCCATCAACCCAACGGATGTCCCCCCA is a window of Edaphobacter sp. 12200R-103 DNA encoding:
- a CDS encoding TIGR00730 family Rossman fold protein, whose protein sequence is MAGGGWGLVYGGTSVGLMGATADAAISGGAEVIGVLPHALQDREIAHRGLTKLHLVGSMHERKALMASLSDAFIALPGGYGTLDEFFEIVTWAQLNIHSKPCVLINTDGYYDFLLRFLDHAVREEFVRATNMELVQVARNPAEALRRIEQRDKSLLNQNVGAQGAGELTF